The following proteins are co-located in the Apium graveolens cultivar Ventura chromosome 5, ASM990537v1, whole genome shotgun sequence genome:
- the LOC141661190 gene encoding uncharacterized protein LOC141661190 — MNVEICCHARNLKYLFKYCLEGHDHATVHVQRKRKRQANDTDEGGIDEINAYFDGRFLCDAESAYRIFGFPIHDFNFTYQYTYDEIPRFYVWNDGGRKWTIRKRGFQIGRLCYVHHSTGEPWFLHLLLTEVRGATSFESLRIVNGVCYSTFRDACKEYGLLDDDKEWHEVLTQASAGGLPSQISNIAEIDELLRSVGKSLKKFDQLPQPPRSYLNNGTNNLIIEETSYDTRKMEYETAKLPQDCTEEQRKIYDAVIQSIDTNVGGIFFVYGSDGCRKTFLWRTLICKLRSQGKIVLPVASSGIAATLMPGGRTDEAPMQHRYAFECLDRSLKDIMKAVDPERYAISFGGITVVLGGDFRQILPLITYGDRADIVAACITRSRLWSICQVFLLTENMRLKQGESDSESEELKKFAKWVLDIGNGQVSPPRVCNLPVTENQILIMSQFCDVQTENTVDNMICSTYPNFAHKGHSTQYLSERAILTPTNQTVGHLNSLIVDKLPGESVSYFSVDVAEEFGGTYEDMNEAFPIEYLNSLNVVGMPPHDLKVKVGVVVMLMRNLNQTLGLCNGTRMIVTKCLRFCVECEVICGTFVGSKHFIPRMELSPSDTKMPFKLVRKQMPLQICYAMTIKKSQGQSLKTVGLYLPKSVFTHGQYYVAICRVTSPTGLTIFVNDESGATTNITQNVVYKEVFYGLPEA; from the exons ATGAATGTGGAAATATGTTGTCATGCACGCAATCTTAAGTATTTATTTAAATACTGTTTGGAAGGCCATGATCATGCTACGGTTCATGTCCAGAGAAAGAGAAAAAGGCAAGCGAATGACACTGATGAGGGGGGAATAGATGAGATAAATGCATATTTTGATGGCAGATTTTTATGTGATGCTGAATCAGCCTATAGGATTTTTGGATTCCCTATCCATGACTTCAATTTCACTTACCAG TACACTTATGATGAAATTCCACGGTTTTATGTGTGGAATGATGGTGGGAGGAAATGGACCATAAGGAAGCGTGGGTTTCAAATAGGTAGATTGTGTTATGTGCATCACAGTACGGGTGAGCCTTGGTTTCTTCATTTATTGCTTACGGAGGTACGTGGTGCCACCTCCTTTGAGTCTTTACGGATCGTTAATGGAGTATGTTACAGTACATTTCGTGATGCCTGTAAAGAGTATGGTTTACTTGACGATGATAAAGAATGGCATGAAGTGTTGACTCAAGCTTCTGCAGGTGGATTACCTTCCCAG ATATCAAATATTGCAGAAATAGATGAGTTGCTTCGGTCAGTTGGTAAATCCTTGAAGAAATTTGATCAGTTGCCTCAACCTCCTCGCAGCTATTTGAACAATGGAACAAATAATTTGATAATTGAAGAGACAAGCTATGACACCAGGAAGATGGAGTATGAAACTGCCAAGCTACCACAGGACTGTACAGAGGAGCAGAGGAAAATATATGATGCAGTAATACAATCTATTGACACTAATGTTGGAGGGATTTTCTTCGTTTATGGTAGTGATGGTTGTAGAAAGACATTCTTATGGAGAACTCTTATATGTAAGTTACGTTCACAAGGTAAAATTGTGCTTCCAGTTGCTTCTTCAGGGATTGCTGCCACATTAATGCCCGGTGGTCGGACT GACGAGGCGCCTATGCAGCACAGGTACGCATTTGAATGCCTAGACCGATCATTGAAGGATATCATGAAAGCTGTTGATCCAGAACGTTACGCCATATCGTTTGGCGGTATTACCGTAGTCCTGGGTGGTGATTTCCGTCAAATCCTCCCACTAATTACGTATGGAGATCgtgctgatattgtagctgcctGTATCACTAGGTCACGACTGTGGTCCATTTGCCAAGTATTCTTGCTGACAGAAAACATGCGCTTGAAACAAGGTGAGAGTGATAGTGAAAGTGAAGAGCTTAAAAAGTTTGCAAAATGGGTACTTGACATTGGTAATGGCCAGGTCAGTCCACCTCGAGTCTGCAATTTGCCAGTCACTGAAAATCAAATTTTGATTATGTCTCAGTTTTGTGACGTACAAACTGAAAACACAGTTGATAACATGATTTGTAGCACGTATCCTAATTTTGCTCACAAAGGACACAGTACACAGTACTTGAGCGAGAGAGCTATTTTGACCCCTACCAACCAGACTGTGGGCCACCTCAATTCGCTTATTGTAGACAAGCTCCCCGGAGAATCTGTGTCATATTTTAGTGTTGATGTTGCAGAGGAATTTGGTGGGACATACGAGGATATGAATGAAGCCTTCCCAATAGAGTATTTGAACTCCTTAAATGTTGTTGGGATGCCACCTCATGATCTAAAAGTGAAGGTTGGGGTTGTTGTTATGCTAATGCGTAATTTGAACCAAACCCTAGGTTTGTGTAATGGTACAAGGATGATTGTGACCAAATGCCTGAGATTCTGTGTGGAGTGTGAAGTAATCTGTGGTACGTTTGTTGGTTCGAAGCATTTCATTCCACGTATGGAGCTTTCTCCCTCAGATACAAAGATGCCATTCAAATTGGTACGGAAACAAATGCCTTTACAGATATGCTACGCCATGACAATCAAAAAATCTCAAGGTCAATCCCTGAAGACAGTTGGGCTATACTTACCTAAGTCAGTGTTCACTCATGGACAATACTATGTTGCTATTTGTCGAGTAACCTCACCCACTGGCCTCACTATATTTGTTAATGATGAGTCTGGTGCAACTACAAATATCACCCAGAACGTTGTGTACAAAGAAGTTTTTTACGGCCTTCCAGAAGCTTAG